A region of Streptomyces sp. NBC_01788 DNA encodes the following proteins:
- a CDS encoding DEAD/DEAH box helicase, whose translation MLKTVVDQSSRVLKTYAVDPGLIPEHANGERRITQGGYGDRQLFELVQNAADEIAAAPGGSVHVVLTNTHLYCANEGTAVTPEGAETILRMSMSRKRGGQIGRFGVGVKSVLVVTDTPQFFSRTGSFGFDREWAYEKIRSVPEVKARLGEEFEAPVLRMARPLDEAVERAADPVLDELLGWATTVVRLPLLDGAADRLDQDMHGGKSAGSREEFPVGFQLFSPHVAKVILEDRRPRPVVRRTLTVERDQGLHTVREERPGRPPSASRWRVFTLTHEPTGAARSSAGELHDRVSLDISWAVREYEEETAGIMSSPKGRGRFWSFFPTKYEMTLSGILNGAWKTNEDRQNLLDSSPFNQEMIRVAARLVVESLPGLAPAEDPAAYLPLLPGRARESETVSWADRYLTERIWEATAHRPSLPDQDGRLCVPRDLNIHPSLGKDNKSLVRWLTLWNSYPGRPTNWLHPSVEATDLRAGKVEHILKAAKRQRASVREWLEALVTDGTAGASATAVRIVADMVQSSSPYADEARTARIVLTEEHGMVAPVVGKVFRRTDQDGLRESLVYIDTALSDDPSLASSLAVLGIRDADVRGRFVSVLEQGFTSYGPQEWTRFWELFHHAGSSHLSHEVVRRVPEPLRTLYVRTSDGRFRPMRDCLLPGPVVSSETDPSVTVDDRFHSDDMAFFREVGLRDRPTGGHRPEQEPWFEQYREGMHKGYCATLPNQASRPTLARIKLEGAAVGGPLHLLPELSKEARANFLKALPEEALVDNWTLQVGAQVGTRRAVASPMRWMLKRHGRVPTSQGIRPIAEAVGPQLAAYSDVLPVAQISAEKARKLRLATSVEDVPDSFWDQLLEKLQHSEDDAFVGNTYVLLTRLEVSFPDSLTRCRIGDEWGTRPDGEIAVASSQEEYRALRSEGLPALLAASAEDAALLVKQWGMLPYADVISRETRHEPAGEPVPLKEAYPTLRQMRGSQVDQYALLRCKVLEEVTRTPNGMRPRTLNSSLQGSTILVLEPATTLEALMAVDRELRWRMGESGCRRVLEAQQRQEEDQKVKNALKAVREADDVVTKLLLLLGAETLRDRLPAGLMDGERAENDGVEPTGHRIAQMGFNAHGDSVLQVHARDLQNLYPSHAPASFTGASTAVAFVTDLRFPDAFAGFRAPSLESRIDVDGPRHFPRLHDYQERLAANVFTMLDRIVPQRGMLSLPTGAGKTRVTAEAVIRWVKQAGRLDGPILWIAQTEELCEQAVQSWKFVWEKVGAETPLAINRLWSTNEAGPVTDRPQLVVATDAKLQQPNCLAADAYAWLRDPALVIVDEAHTAITPRYTEILAHLGLTTSRTDRHLLGLTATPFRNTNQDETRRLINRFGGRRLDDGVFAGGDAYAELQELGMLAQVEHRLLRGGTITLTREEKERAEQLSILSRAAEQRLADDHDRSTRIVSEISAMPKDWPVLVFATSVDHAKYLAAKLRDLDITATAVDSTTSASERRRRIDDFRAGRTRVLTNYGVLTQGFDAPATRAVVVARPVYSPNVYQQMIGRGLRGPLNGGKETCLILNVRDNIQNFDTALAFTQFEHLWSSK comes from the coding sequence ATGCTCAAGACCGTGGTCGATCAGTCCTCCCGCGTCCTCAAGACGTACGCGGTCGATCCCGGCCTCATTCCGGAGCATGCGAACGGAGAAAGACGGATCACCCAAGGCGGTTACGGTGATCGACAGCTCTTCGAACTGGTCCAGAACGCTGCGGACGAAATCGCCGCCGCGCCCGGCGGTTCTGTCCACGTCGTCCTCACGAACACCCATCTCTACTGCGCGAACGAGGGAACCGCCGTCACACCTGAAGGGGCCGAGACGATTCTCCGGATGAGCATGTCGCGGAAACGCGGCGGCCAGATCGGACGTTTCGGGGTCGGCGTGAAGTCCGTGCTCGTCGTGACGGACACCCCACAATTCTTCAGTCGCACCGGATCCTTCGGCTTCGATCGTGAGTGGGCCTACGAGAAGATCCGTTCCGTACCCGAGGTCAAGGCCAGGCTCGGCGAGGAGTTCGAGGCGCCCGTGTTGCGCATGGCCCGTCCCCTGGACGAAGCCGTCGAACGTGCCGCCGACCCTGTACTCGACGAACTCCTCGGCTGGGCGACCACCGTCGTCCGCCTCCCGCTGCTCGACGGCGCCGCCGATCGGCTCGACCAGGACATGCACGGTGGGAAGTCGGCCGGCAGCCGGGAGGAGTTCCCTGTCGGATTCCAGCTGTTCTCTCCGCACGTCGCCAAGGTGATCCTGGAGGACCGTCGCCCGCGTCCTGTCGTGCGGCGGACCCTCACCGTCGAACGGGATCAGGGGCTGCACACCGTACGTGAGGAGCGCCCTGGCCGGCCTCCTTCGGCCAGCCGGTGGCGGGTATTCACTCTCACCCATGAGCCGACCGGAGCCGCTCGTTCCAGCGCGGGGGAGCTGCATGACCGTGTCTCTCTCGACATCTCGTGGGCCGTGCGCGAGTACGAGGAGGAGACCGCCGGAATCATGTCATCGCCCAAGGGGCGGGGCCGGTTCTGGTCGTTCTTCCCGACCAAGTACGAGATGACGCTGAGCGGGATCCTCAACGGAGCCTGGAAGACCAACGAGGATCGACAGAACCTGCTGGACTCCTCTCCGTTCAACCAGGAGATGATCCGAGTGGCAGCCCGACTGGTGGTCGAGTCCCTGCCCGGCCTGGCGCCCGCCGAGGATCCGGCCGCGTACCTTCCGCTTCTTCCCGGTCGTGCCCGCGAGTCCGAGACCGTCAGTTGGGCCGATCGCTATCTCACCGAACGGATCTGGGAGGCCACCGCCCATCGTCCGTCGCTGCCGGACCAGGACGGCCGGCTGTGCGTACCTCGCGACCTGAACATCCACCCGTCGCTCGGCAAGGACAACAAGTCGCTGGTCCGCTGGCTGACCCTGTGGAATTCGTACCCCGGACGGCCCACGAACTGGCTGCACCCGTCCGTGGAGGCCACGGATCTCCGCGCCGGCAAGGTGGAGCACATCCTGAAGGCCGCCAAGCGCCAGCGTGCCTCGGTAAGGGAGTGGTTGGAGGCCCTGGTCACCGACGGCACCGCCGGGGCGTCCGCCACCGCCGTCCGCATCGTCGCCGACATGGTTCAGTCGTCCTCGCCGTACGCGGACGAGGCCCGCACCGCGCGGATCGTGCTGACCGAGGAACACGGCATGGTTGCCCCGGTCGTCGGCAAGGTGTTCCGCCGTACCGACCAGGACGGGCTGCGCGAGTCCCTCGTGTACATCGACACCGCTCTGTCCGACGACCCGTCGCTTGCGAGCTCACTTGCCGTGCTCGGCATCCGTGACGCCGATGTCCGGGGCCGCTTCGTCAGCGTGCTGGAGCAGGGCTTCACCTCGTACGGCCCACAGGAGTGGACGCGGTTCTGGGAGCTGTTCCACCACGCTGGCAGCAGCCACCTGTCGCACGAGGTGGTCCGGCGTGTGCCCGAGCCGCTGCGGACGCTGTACGTGCGCACCTCGGACGGGCGCTTCCGACCGATGCGTGACTGCTTGCTGCCCGGCCCGGTCGTGTCGTCGGAAACGGACCCTTCCGTCACGGTCGACGACCGATTCCACTCCGACGACATGGCCTTCTTCCGCGAAGTGGGTCTGCGCGATCGGCCCACAGGGGGGCACCGCCCCGAGCAGGAGCCGTGGTTCGAGCAGTATCGCGAGGGCATGCACAAGGGGTACTGCGCGACCCTGCCCAACCAGGCGTCCCGCCCAACGCTTGCCCGGATCAAGTTGGAGGGTGCCGCAGTCGGCGGGCCGTTGCACCTGCTGCCCGAACTGTCGAAGGAGGCCCGGGCCAACTTCCTCAAGGCGTTGCCCGAGGAGGCCCTCGTCGACAACTGGACGCTGCAGGTCGGTGCACAGGTCGGTACCCGTCGGGCCGTGGCCTCGCCGATGCGCTGGATGCTGAAGCGGCACGGCCGGGTCCCGACATCGCAAGGAATCCGCCCCATCGCCGAGGCCGTCGGCCCACAGCTCGCCGCCTACAGCGACGTGCTGCCGGTCGCGCAGATCAGCGCCGAGAAGGCCCGGAAGCTTCGTCTGGCCACCAGCGTCGAAGACGTGCCCGACTCCTTCTGGGACCAGCTCCTGGAAAAGCTCCAGCACAGCGAGGACGACGCCTTCGTCGGCAATACGTACGTTCTTCTGACGCGCTTGGAGGTGTCCTTTCCCGACTCGCTCACGCGGTGCCGCATCGGCGACGAGTGGGGCACACGCCCCGACGGCGAGATCGCTGTCGCTTCATCGCAGGAGGAGTATCGGGCCCTGCGCTCTGAAGGACTGCCCGCGCTGCTGGCCGCGTCGGCCGAGGACGCCGCGCTGCTCGTCAAGCAGTGGGGGATGCTGCCGTACGCCGATGTGATCAGCCGCGAGACCCGGCATGAACCCGCCGGCGAACCGGTCCCGCTCAAGGAGGCGTACCCCACGCTCCGACAGATGCGCGGTTCGCAGGTGGACCAGTACGCGCTGCTGCGGTGCAAGGTACTCGAAGAAGTGACGCGAACCCCCAACGGCATGCGTCCCAGGACGCTGAACAGCAGCCTGCAGGGGTCCACGATCCTCGTGCTCGAACCGGCCACCACGCTCGAAGCCCTGATGGCCGTGGACCGTGAGCTCCGTTGGCGCATGGGAGAGTCCGGATGCAGGCGGGTTCTGGAGGCGCAGCAGCGTCAGGAGGAGGACCAGAAGGTCAAGAACGCGCTGAAGGCCGTTCGTGAGGCCGACGACGTGGTGACCAAGCTCCTCCTGCTGCTGGGTGCCGAGACCCTGCGGGATCGTCTGCCTGCCGGCCTGATGGACGGCGAGCGCGCGGAGAACGACGGAGTCGAGCCCACCGGCCATCGCATCGCACAGATGGGATTCAACGCGCACGGAGACAGCGTCCTGCAGGTGCACGCCCGTGACCTGCAGAACCTCTACCCGAGCCATGCCCCGGCGTCGTTCACGGGCGCCTCCACCGCGGTGGCGTTCGTGACGGATCTCCGTTTCCCGGACGCCTTCGCCGGATTCCGGGCGCCGTCGTTGGAGTCGCGGATCGACGTGGACGGACCGCGGCACTTTCCGCGGCTGCACGACTACCAAGAGCGGCTGGCCGCCAACGTCTTCACCATGTTGGACCGGATCGTCCCGCAGCGCGGCATGCTGTCCCTGCCGACCGGTGCGGGCAAGACGCGTGTGACTGCCGAGGCAGTGATCCGCTGGGTCAAGCAGGCCGGTCGCCTCGACGGGCCGATCCTGTGGATCGCTCAGACCGAGGAGTTGTGCGAACAGGCCGTCCAGAGCTGGAAGTTCGTCTGGGAGAAAGTCGGCGCCGAGACGCCGCTGGCGATCAATCGACTGTGGTCGACGAACGAGGCGGGTCCCGTCACCGACCGACCGCAGTTGGTCGTCGCCACGGACGCCAAGCTTCAGCAGCCGAATTGTCTCGCCGCGGATGCCTACGCCTGGCTGCGTGACCCCGCCCTCGTCATCGTCGACGAGGCACACACCGCCATCACCCCTCGCTATACCGAGATCCTGGCACACCTGGGACTGACGACGTCGCGCACCGACCGTCATCTCCTGGGGCTCACCGCGACGCCGTTCCGCAACACCAACCAGGACGAGACGCGCCGTCTGATCAATCGCTTCGGTGGCCGGCGTCTTGACGACGGGGTCTTCGCAGGCGGCGACGCGTACGCCGAGCTGCAGGAACTCGGCATGCTGGCACAGGTCGAGCACCGCCTGCTGCGAGGCGGCACGATCACCCTGACCCGTGAGGAGAAGGAGCGTGCCGAACAGTTGAGCATTCTGTCCAGGGCGGCCGAGCAGCGGCTGGCCGACGACCACGACCGCAGCACCCGTATCGTGTCCGAGATCTCGGCCATGCCGAAGGACTGGCCGGTGCTGGTCTTCGCGACCTCGGTCGACCACGCCAAGTACTTGGCGGCGAAGCTGCGAGACCTGGACATCACCGCCACCGCCGTCGACTCCACCACGTCGGCCAGTGAACGTCGCCGACGCATCGACGACTTCCGAGCGGGCCGGACCCGTGTTCTCACCAACTACGGCGTCCTCACCCAGGGCTTCGACGCCCCCGCCACCCGAGCTGTTGTCGTCGCTCGCCCGGTGTACAGCCCCAACGTGTACCAGCAGATGATCGGGCGCGGTCTGCGTGGTCCCCTCAACGGCGGCAAGGAGACCTGCCTGATCCTCAACGTCCGCGACAACATCCAGAACTTCGACACCGCCCTCGCCTTCACCCAGTTCGAGCACCTGTGGAGCAGCAAGTGA